One segment of Macaca fascicularis isolate 582-1 chromosome 2, T2T-MFA8v1.1 DNA contains the following:
- the POPDC2 gene encoding popeye domain-containing protein 2 isoform X1 produces MSANSSRAGQLLSQASACVSWKQDVEGAVYHLANCLLLLGFMGGSGVYGCFYFFGFLSAGYLCCVLWGWFSACGLDIVLWSFLLAVVCLLQLAHLVYRLREDTLAEEFDLLYKTLCLPLQVPLQTYKEIVHCCEKQVLTLATEQTYAVEGETPINRLSLLLSGRVRVSQDGQFLHYIFPYQFMDSPEWESLQPSEEGVFQVTLTAETSCSYISWPRKSLHLLLTKERYISCLFSALLGYDISEKLYTLNDKLFAKFGLRFDIRLPSLYHVLGPTAADAGPESEKGDEEACEPAASPPQATPTSLQQTPPCSPPPAATNFPAPPSRARLSRPDSGILGEDSTSLVLEDFEEVSGSESFMDYRSDGEYMR; encoded by the exons ATGAGCGCCAACAGCAGCAGAGCGGGCCAGCTTCTCTCGCAGGCTTCAGCGTGCGTTAGCTGGAAGCAGGATGTGGAAGGGGCTGTCTACCATTTAGCCAACTGCCTCTTACTCCTGGGCTTCATGGGGGGCAGTGGGGTGTATGGATGCTTCTATTTTTTTGGCTTCCTGAGTGCAGGTTAcctgtgctgtgtgctgtggGGCTGGTTCAGTGCCTGTGGCCTGGACATTGTTCTTTGGAGCTTCCTGCTAGCTGTGGTCTGCCTGCTCCAGCTGGCACACCTGGTATACCGCCTGCGTGAGGACACCCTCGCTGAGGAGTTTGACCTCCTCTACAAGACGCTGTGCCTGCCCCTGCAGGTGCCCCTACAGACATACAAGGAGATTGTTCACTGCTGCGAGAAGCAGGTCTTAACTCTGGCCACTGAACAGACCTATGCCGTGGAGGGTGAGACACCCATCAACCGCCTGTCCCTGCTGCTCTCTGGCCG GGTTCGTGTGAGCCAGGACGGGCAGTTTCTGCACTACATCTTTCCATACCAGTTCATGGACTCTCCTGAGTGGGAATCACTACAGCCTTCTGAGGAGGGGGTGTTCCAG GTCACTCTGACTGCTGAGACCTCATGTAGCTACATTTCCTGGCCCCGGAAAAGTCTCCACCTTCTTCTGACCAAAGAGCGATACATCTCCTGCCTCTTCTCGGCTCTGCTGGGTTATGACATCTCAGAGAAGCTCTACACTCTCAATGACAAGCTCTTTGCTAAGTTTGGGCTGCGCTTTGACATCCGCCTTCCCAGCCTCTACCATGTCCTGGGTCCCACTGCTGCAGATGCAGGACCAGAGTCCGAGAAGGGTGATGAGGAAGCCTGTGAGCCAGCTGCTTCCCCTCCTCAGGCCACGCCAACCTCTCTCCAGCAAACACCTCCTTGTTCTCCCCCTCCAGCTGCCACCAACTTTCCTGCACCTCCTTCCCGGGCCAGGTTGTCCAGGCCAGACAGCGGCATCCTGGGTGAGGACTCCACCAGTCTGGTGCTGGAGGATTTTGAGGAGGTGTCAGGATCAGAATCATTTATGGATTATAGGAGTGATGGGGAGTACATGAGGTGA
- the POPDC2 gene encoding popeye domain-containing protein 2 isoform X2, translating into MSANSSRAGQLLSQASACVSWKQDVEGAVYHLANCLLLLGFMGGSGVYGCFYFFGFLSAGYLCCVLWGWFSACGLDIVLWSFLLAVVCLLQLAHLVYRLREDTLAEEFDLLYKTLCLPLQVPLQTYKEIVHCCEKQVLTLATEQTYAVEGETPINRLSLLLSGRVRVSQDGQFLHYIFPYQFMDSPEWESLQPSEEGVFQVTLTAETSCSYISWPRKSLHLLLTKERYISCLFSALLGYDISEKLYTLNDKLFAKFGLRFDIRLPSLYHVLGPTAADAGPESEKGDEEACEPAASPPQATPTSLQQTPPCSPPPAATNFPAPPSRARLSRPDSGILASRIPLQSYSPVISRGQAPLAPTHTPEL; encoded by the exons ATGAGCGCCAACAGCAGCAGAGCGGGCCAGCTTCTCTCGCAGGCTTCAGCGTGCGTTAGCTGGAAGCAGGATGTGGAAGGGGCTGTCTACCATTTAGCCAACTGCCTCTTACTCCTGGGCTTCATGGGGGGCAGTGGGGTGTATGGATGCTTCTATTTTTTTGGCTTCCTGAGTGCAGGTTAcctgtgctgtgtgctgtggGGCTGGTTCAGTGCCTGTGGCCTGGACATTGTTCTTTGGAGCTTCCTGCTAGCTGTGGTCTGCCTGCTCCAGCTGGCACACCTGGTATACCGCCTGCGTGAGGACACCCTCGCTGAGGAGTTTGACCTCCTCTACAAGACGCTGTGCCTGCCCCTGCAGGTGCCCCTACAGACATACAAGGAGATTGTTCACTGCTGCGAGAAGCAGGTCTTAACTCTGGCCACTGAACAGACCTATGCCGTGGAGGGTGAGACACCCATCAACCGCCTGTCCCTGCTGCTCTCTGGCCG GGTTCGTGTGAGCCAGGACGGGCAGTTTCTGCACTACATCTTTCCATACCAGTTCATGGACTCTCCTGAGTGGGAATCACTACAGCCTTCTGAGGAGGGGGTGTTCCAG GTCACTCTGACTGCTGAGACCTCATGTAGCTACATTTCCTGGCCCCGGAAAAGTCTCCACCTTCTTCTGACCAAAGAGCGATACATCTCCTGCCTCTTCTCGGCTCTGCTGGGTTATGACATCTCAGAGAAGCTCTACACTCTCAATGACAAGCTCTTTGCTAAGTTTGGGCTGCGCTTTGACATCCGCCTTCCCAGCCTCTACCATGTCCTGGGTCCCACTGCTGCAGATGCAGGACCAGAGTCCGAGAAGGGTGATGAGGAAGCCTGTGAGCCAGCTGCTTCCCCTCCTCAGGCCACGCCAACCTCTCTCCAGCAAACACCTCCTTGTTCTCCCCCTCCAGCTGCCACCAACTTTCCTGCACCTCCTTCCCGGGCCAGGTTGTCCAGGCCAGACAGCGGCATCCTGG CTTCTAGAATTCCTCTCCAGAGCTACTCTCCAGTTATATCCAGGGGACAGGCCCCTTTGGCTCCAACCCACACGCCTGAACTTTAA
- the POPDC2 gene encoding popeye domain-containing protein 2 isoform X3, with protein sequence MDSPEWESLQPSEEGVFQVTLTAETSCSYISWPRKSLHLLLTKERYISCLFSALLGYDISEKLYTLNDKLFAKFGLRFDIRLPSLYHVLGPTAADAGPESEKGDEEACEPAASPPQATPTSLQQTPPCSPPPAATNFPAPPSRARLSRPDSGILGEDSTSLVLEDFEEVSGSESFMDYRSDGEYMR encoded by the exons ATGGACTCTCCTGAGTGGGAATCACTACAGCCTTCTGAGGAGGGGGTGTTCCAG GTCACTCTGACTGCTGAGACCTCATGTAGCTACATTTCCTGGCCCCGGAAAAGTCTCCACCTTCTTCTGACCAAAGAGCGATACATCTCCTGCCTCTTCTCGGCTCTGCTGGGTTATGACATCTCAGAGAAGCTCTACACTCTCAATGACAAGCTCTTTGCTAAGTTTGGGCTGCGCTTTGACATCCGCCTTCCCAGCCTCTACCATGTCCTGGGTCCCACTGCTGCAGATGCAGGACCAGAGTCCGAGAAGGGTGATGAGGAAGCCTGTGAGCCAGCTGCTTCCCCTCCTCAGGCCACGCCAACCTCTCTCCAGCAAACACCTCCTTGTTCTCCCCCTCCAGCTGCCACCAACTTTCCTGCACCTCCTTCCCGGGCCAGGTTGTCCAGGCCAGACAGCGGCATCCTGGGTGAGGACTCCACCAGTCTGGTGCTGGAGGATTTTGAGGAGGTGTCAGGATCAGAATCATTTATGGATTATAGGAGTGATGGGGAGTACATGAGGTGA
- the POPDC2 gene encoding popeye domain-containing protein 2 isoform X5, translating into MSANSSRAGQLLSQASACVSWKQDVEGAVYHLANCLLLLGFMGGSGVYGCFYFFGFLSAGYLCCVLWGWFSACGLDIVLWSFLLAVVCLLQLAHLVYRLREDTLAEEFDLLYKTLCLPLQVPLQTYKEIVHCCEKQVLTLATEQTYAVEGETPINRLSLLLSGRVRVSQDGQFLHYIFPYQFMDSPEWESLQPSEEGVFQVTLTAETSCSYISWPRKSLHLLLTKERYISCLFSALLGYDISEKLYTLNDKLFAKFGLRFDIRLPSLYHVLGPTAADAGPESEKGDEEACEPAASPPQATPTSLQQTPPCSPPPAATNFPAPPSRARLSRPDSGILEIDDFPSYFPQFGFSGKVAAGRIP; encoded by the exons ATGAGCGCCAACAGCAGCAGAGCGGGCCAGCTTCTCTCGCAGGCTTCAGCGTGCGTTAGCTGGAAGCAGGATGTGGAAGGGGCTGTCTACCATTTAGCCAACTGCCTCTTACTCCTGGGCTTCATGGGGGGCAGTGGGGTGTATGGATGCTTCTATTTTTTTGGCTTCCTGAGTGCAGGTTAcctgtgctgtgtgctgtggGGCTGGTTCAGTGCCTGTGGCCTGGACATTGTTCTTTGGAGCTTCCTGCTAGCTGTGGTCTGCCTGCTCCAGCTGGCACACCTGGTATACCGCCTGCGTGAGGACACCCTCGCTGAGGAGTTTGACCTCCTCTACAAGACGCTGTGCCTGCCCCTGCAGGTGCCCCTACAGACATACAAGGAGATTGTTCACTGCTGCGAGAAGCAGGTCTTAACTCTGGCCACTGAACAGACCTATGCCGTGGAGGGTGAGACACCCATCAACCGCCTGTCCCTGCTGCTCTCTGGCCG GGTTCGTGTGAGCCAGGACGGGCAGTTTCTGCACTACATCTTTCCATACCAGTTCATGGACTCTCCTGAGTGGGAATCACTACAGCCTTCTGAGGAGGGGGTGTTCCAG GTCACTCTGACTGCTGAGACCTCATGTAGCTACATTTCCTGGCCCCGGAAAAGTCTCCACCTTCTTCTGACCAAAGAGCGATACATCTCCTGCCTCTTCTCGGCTCTGCTGGGTTATGACATCTCAGAGAAGCTCTACACTCTCAATGACAAGCTCTTTGCTAAGTTTGGGCTGCGCTTTGACATCCGCCTTCCCAGCCTCTACCATGTCCTGGGTCCCACTGCTGCAGATGCAGGACCAGAGTCCGAGAAGGGTGATGAGGAAGCCTGTGAGCCAGCTGCTTCCCCTCCTCAGGCCACGCCAACCTCTCTCCAGCAAACACCTCCTTGTTCTCCCCCTCCAGCTGCCACCAACTTTCCTGCACCTCCTTCCCGGGCCAGGTTGTCCAGGCCAGACAGCGGCATCCTGG AGATAGATGATTTTCCCTCTTATTTCCCCCAGTTTGGCTTTTCAGGGAAGGTGGCAGCTGGCAGAATCCCCTGA
- the POPDC2 gene encoding popeye domain-containing protein 2 isoform X4: MDSPEWESLQPSEEGVFQVTLTAETSCSYISWPRKSLHLLLTKERYISCLFSALLGYDISEKLYTLNDKLFAKFGLRFDIRLPSLYHVLGPTAADAGPESEKGDEEACEPAASPPQATPTSLQQTPPCSPPPAATNFPAPPSRARLSRPDSGILASRIPLQSYSPVISRGQAPLAPTHTPEL; the protein is encoded by the exons ATGGACTCTCCTGAGTGGGAATCACTACAGCCTTCTGAGGAGGGGGTGTTCCAG GTCACTCTGACTGCTGAGACCTCATGTAGCTACATTTCCTGGCCCCGGAAAAGTCTCCACCTTCTTCTGACCAAAGAGCGATACATCTCCTGCCTCTTCTCGGCTCTGCTGGGTTATGACATCTCAGAGAAGCTCTACACTCTCAATGACAAGCTCTTTGCTAAGTTTGGGCTGCGCTTTGACATCCGCCTTCCCAGCCTCTACCATGTCCTGGGTCCCACTGCTGCAGATGCAGGACCAGAGTCCGAGAAGGGTGATGAGGAAGCCTGTGAGCCAGCTGCTTCCCCTCCTCAGGCCACGCCAACCTCTCTCCAGCAAACACCTCCTTGTTCTCCCCCTCCAGCTGCCACCAACTTTCCTGCACCTCCTTCCCGGGCCAGGTTGTCCAGGCCAGACAGCGGCATCCTGG CTTCTAGAATTCCTCTCCAGAGCTACTCTCCAGTTATATCCAGGGGACAGGCCCCTTTGGCTCCAACCCACACGCCTGAACTTTAA